The sequence below is a genomic window from Bdellovibrio bacteriovorus.
CCTTCGGAACAAAGAAATATACAAGTTCGCAATCCAGAGCTTCCGCCGTATCTTGCAGCGTTTGCAGCGTCACTTTGCCGGCGATTTCATCCTTCTCAATGCGCTCGATACGCTGCTTGATCACACCTAAGCGTTCACCCAAATCCTGCATCGTCATTCCTAAAGCTTCGCGGATCTCCTTCACCCACCCGTACTTGGGAGCTGGCATAGAGAGCACGGCCGTGCTTTGTCGAAAAAATCGATCCAACTGATGTCGACGAAGTTTTGCTGTTTTTGCACCCACGCGGTCCTCGCTTCTTTAGTCTATCTATATATAGACTTATTATACATTATCGTCCATATATAGGTAGACCTTTAGACAAAATATATCTACATATATATAGACGAAATGTGTGGGTGTGAGATGTAATTAGCTCTTACTGAGCACTTCTTTACGGTAATCACCATAAAAACAAGTGTCAAACGAATATGTAAATTATGTGTAATTAAAATGAAAGGTCTAGGTCTGCGGCCCCGGCTGAGACCGCAAAAGGATGTTTGACGCTTATCGAACTTCTAGGCATCTGAAGGTTGCATAGGAGTTTCTTTCGGAAACATAGCGGCCCTTTAGGGTATCCACACGTAGGTCACGACCCGCTCCACTCGTTAATAAAAGTTGAAATTGTCCATTTGAGCCCTCGAATCGGCAGTTGAAAGTTGTGTGCGTATCTTCGGCACAATCGGCTCTTGGGGCGCACATTGTGCTTTCGGCTGGACATTGTGTACAAGTGACTCCTCCTGCGAAGCCGGTGCTGCCTGAGAGAATCGTTAAAAGAATAGCGAATGTTTTCATCTTATCTCCTTTGTTTTAGTTTATTTCCAAGTATTTAATTCTCGGTATCGAGGTTTTTTCTTATAGCCAAACTGATCTCATTGAAAAAGAAATGAAATGGAAATATTCATTTCGATTATGGAAATATTTGAACTTCGCTATTTTATTGCCGTCGCTCAAACTGAAAACGTCAACCGTGCGGCGGAAGCCATCAACGTTTCAGCCGGCTCTCTGAGTAAAGCTATATCAAGACTTGAGGACGAGCTGCAAACGCCTCTATTCTTCAAAACTGGCAGAGGAATTAAACTTACGCCAGAAGGTCTTATATTGAAGAAAAAGGCCGCGCAAATACTTCAATTGGAGGAAGATGCGAAGCTTGAGTTGCGTGGCAAAGAGTCCGGCAGTCTCAATGTTTTTATTTCTTCTGAAGAAATACTACAAAGTTACTTCGGTATTGAGATCGTTCAAAAAATCTCGAAAATTTATCCCCAAGCAAAAATCCAGTTTTTAATCCGCTCTGACGAAAGCGCTATTGAGCAGGTCAAAAATGGCGAAGCCCATTTAGCTCTCATCACTTCAGAAAGTCCTATAGAGCTTTCTTCAAAACTCATCGCAAAAGTCGAGTTCAAAACGACGGCGTCGAAAGTGCATCCACTCTACAAAAAGTACGGATCTCAAAAAGCCATCCCCCCCGAAGAGCTGCTTCAGCACTCATTCGTTTCACCAGACTCTGCCGTTTTAGGAAAAATAACAAAATCGGATTCGATTGACGGCTGGAGAGACGACAAATTTCCAAGAAAAATTCGCTACAAGGTGTGCGGTCTTAAGCTGATGGAGAACTTAGTCGGCACGGGTGCGGCTCTTGCCTACTTGCCTGATTACTTTGTTAAAAGTGCTGATTTAGAAGTGCTGAAAGTGACTGGTTATCCGTACTCTTGCCATCAAAATGTCCGACTAATCACTAAGGATCCGTCCGCACTAGGATGGCTGAACAAGCTATGGGATCAACTTTAGAAATGTATCTATAGTGTTGTGAGAGAATGGTCTGCGTGACTGGATTTGAACCAGCGACCTCTTGCACCCCAAGCAAGTGCTCTACCAAGCTGAGCCACACGCAGACGATTGCTGTGTAAAACTTTACTAAAGGAAAAATCAGCGCACAAGTTTTCGCGCCGCTCGTCATTTGGTGCACATAAGTTGAGATATTATCTTACCTGCCACGGCGGCAGTAAGCATTAGCGTCAAAAGCTCCCAAAGAACTTACGCTATCTTCCGGGCATACTTTTCACGAACTCGAGTGCTGATAAAGGTACTAAGCCCCTTCCCTTCGACCGCGAGAGCCTTCATCGCCTCCACGTTTTCTTTTCCGGTCGACTGATAGGAGTATTCATACACATCTCCTCCGGCAAAAGTCACAAGGATCGAATCTTTTCGAATTTCATAGGCGATCACACCCGAGTTTCCACTTTGGTTTTTATATCGAGGCATCAGCTACCTCTCATACCCACACTCATCACCCCATTTAGCGGTGACGGAGCATCGAGGATTCACCGCATATCCGCCCTCCCCTTTGCGATGAACTTTGCAAATGATATTCTTGGCTTTGATATTTACATGACTCATTCCACCCTCGGGCATAACACCTAACTCGGCCAAGGCATCGAAAAAATCTTTGGCGGCAATCAGCCCGACTTTCGCTGGTTTTGTGCAAGCGAAAGTAGGAAGTACATCAGGATTCACGCCGCGAATTGTTTGCACACACTGAAGGTCTGGCAATATCCAAGTCGCGACATATCCTTCATTCGTCTTCTTCGCGAAACTGGTGTTTTTCAGAAGATAGGCCATGGTCACGGCTTCATCCCCGGAAAATTCGCGAGTGACTTCGTCTCCGCAGTCGGCTTGTACAGACAAAGACAAAAAGAAAATCGAAAATGCGAAAACGCAAATCTTAGAGAACATAAAAACTCCCTTTTCTCAATCTAGGATGGGAATCTTTTCCAAGACCCGCAAGAACTCCTCGGGCTCACTAGCAAAAGTCATGTGGCGGAATCTGGAAAGTCATCCGGAAATTCAGACTCATTCAGCGCCAAATAAAATCTATACGAGATGAACACCTGATGCGGGGGCACGGTTGTCGCTTTACACCTTTCGTAAGAACTAAAGGAGTCCGTTATGAAAGAAAGAGTTCTAAAATACGCCCCCTACTACGCGCTTCTTGCCCTTGCTATTTTTGTGAAAGGCGACGCTCAAGAAGGCTTACAAATTGCGATGATGATACTAGCTTTGGCGTATTTGCCGCCATGGGAGGAAACTAAACAGAAGGCCTTAAAAAATAAAGTCGGCCACGTAATTCTTGTATTATTATTTTCAGCTTCTTTGGTTCATTCACTGACAATGGTTCTATAAAGAAAAAGGTCTCTGCTTCCAGAGACCTTTTTTTTGTTTTTACTTCTTAATTCCGAAGTGATTTAAAACAAACGCGTATTCTTCCGCGTTTTCATAAAGATGGTCAAAGCGACCTGAGCTTCCGAAGTGTCCAGCCCCCATATTCGTTTTAAAAATAATTAGATTATCGTCCGTCTTTTTATCACGAAGTTTCGCAACCCACTTTGCTGGCTCCCAATAAGTCACGCGCGGATCATTGAGGCCGCAAGTCACATACAAAGTCGGATAATTCTTTTCTTCGATATTGTCATACGGAGAATAAGACTTCATGTAGAAGTAGTACTCACGATCCTCAGGGTTCCCCCATTCCTTGTACTCAGTTTGAGTTAAAGGCAGATCTTTATCCAGCATCGTATTCACGACGTCTACAAAAGGAACGTGCGCCACAACAACGTCAAAAAGATCCGGACGCATATTCATACAAGCACCCATCAACATTCCACCCGCGCTGCCGCCGGCAATCGCCAATTTCTGCGGATGAGAATAACCTTTATCCTTCAGGTATTCGGCACAAGAGATAAAGTCTTTAAAAGTGTTTGTTTTCTTCAAAAACTTAGCGTCCTCATACCATTGACGCCCCATCTCGCCGCCTCCACGAATATGAGCCAGGGCGAAGATACAACCACGATCGACTAGACGGAAGATGTCGCGTCTTTCCGGAAAGGAGTCTGGAATAATCGCACCGTAAGAACCGTATCCATAAAGATACGTGGGATTGGTTTTATTTTTCTTAAGACCTTTTTTGTATGTGAGAACCATAGGAATCTTAGTCCCGTCATGGCCTGTCACCCACACGCGCTCGCAAACATAATTTGCCGACTTATGACCTTTCACCTGTTTTGTCTTAAGGGTCTTTGTCGCCTTAGTACGCATATTGTATTCAAGAATTGTCGGCACCGTGATCGGGGACGAATAATTCAAGCGCAAACTTTCAGTTTTATATTCATAATTATCCGGCGTAATGCTCACATTGAAAGCCGCATCCTTGAATTTAATGGTGTGATCTTTTTGCTTTTGCAAATCAAAGATACGCACCTGCGGAAGGCCATTTTCACGCTCACCAAGAACCAGGAAGTTTTTAAACAGATGAAACTCACCCACAAAAATTTCTGGCTTGTGCGGAACAAAGTCTTTCCAATGATCTTTTTCTGTCGCCAAAAGACCCGTTGTCATAATCTTAAAATTTTGCGCCTCTAGATTCGTGCGGATCCAGAATTTATCTGCGGCATGATCGACATCGTATTCAAGACCTTCGATACGAGGCTGAATGCAACGAGCTGGTAGGCTTGGATTATGAGCATCCAGATACCACACTTCTGACGTGATCTTTCCGTAACTGCCGATAAAGATAAAGTTGTGAGACGCAGACTTACTAAGACCCAAAAACTGCTTAGCGTCCTTTTCATGATAAACAAGTTCATCCTGTTCAACCGGATTTCCCAGTTTGTGACGATACACTTGATAAGGACGAAGATTTTCATCCAAACGCACGTAGAAAACAGTTTCATTGTCTTCCGCAAAAGCCACGGCCCCGTTGCAGTTTGGAATAGTGTCTTTAAGAAGTTTACCAGTGGTTAGATCTTTAAAATAAACCGTGTAGCGTTCGGAGCCATCGAAGTCCGCGCAGTAAGAAAGAAGATCATGCTCTGGACTCACTTTCACTGAAGTGACATCACAGTACTTCTTCCCTTTCGCCAGCACATTTTTATCCAGAAGAATCTGCTCTTTGCCACCGGCTTTCAACTTACGGCATTCATAAGAGTACTGTTTCCCTTTTTTATAACGAGTGTAGTAAAGATACTCGCCGTATGGTGCCGGAACAGAAGAATCATCCTCTTTGATTCGCGCTTTCATTTCTTTAAAAAGCTTATCTTTCAGTGAAGCCAATGGTTTCATGTGCGCCTCATAATAAGCATTTTCGGCGTTCAGATATTTCAACGTCTCGGGATTTTCTTTTTCGCGCAACCAGAAGAACGGATCCACGCGAATATCTCCGTGCAGTTCAAGATTTTTTAACTTTTGAGGTGCCTTAGGAATGGAAATTTTATTTTTCATGTTGCTACTCTATACACAAGAAATTGGACACTCAATGAGAATTACGCCCGCATCTTGAGTAAATTACTATGCTTGGACGGAAAAAACCAATGGGAGCCAGTCAAAACTTCCTACACATTTTGCGAAGACAAATTGAATC
It includes:
- a CDS encoding mobile mystery protein A; the encoded protein is MGAKTAKLRRHQLDRFFRQSTAVLSMPAPKYGWVKEIREALGMTMQDLGERLGVIKQRIERIEKDEIAGKVTLQTLQDTAEALDCELVYFFVPKGEGLQKSLENQALKAAREIVKSTEHTMGLEAQDTSKQAQQHLLESVAQELLMKEDRRIWRTKRENSKSSRGHTSRR
- a CDS encoding LysR family transcriptional regulator, with the translated sequence MEIFISIMEIFELRYFIAVAQTENVNRAAEAINVSAGSLSKAISRLEDELQTPLFFKTGRGIKLTPEGLILKKKAAQILQLEEDAKLELRGKESGSLNVFISSEEILQSYFGIEIVQKISKIYPQAKIQFLIRSDESAIEQVKNGEAHLALITSESPIELSSKLIAKVEFKTTASKVHPLYKKYGSQKAIPPEELLQHSFVSPDSAVLGKITKSDSIDGWRDDKFPRKIRYKVCGLKLMENLVGTGAALAYLPDYFVKSADLEVLKVTGYPYSCHQNVRLITKDPSALGWLNKLWDQL
- a CDS encoding S9 family peptidase, which translates into the protein MKNKISIPKAPQKLKNLELHGDIRVDPFFWLREKENPETLKYLNAENAYYEAHMKPLASLKDKLFKEMKARIKEDDSSVPAPYGEYLYYTRYKKGKQYSYECRKLKAGGKEQILLDKNVLAKGKKYCDVTSVKVSPEHDLLSYCADFDGSERYTVYFKDLTTGKLLKDTIPNCNGAVAFAEDNETVFYVRLDENLRPYQVYRHKLGNPVEQDELVYHEKDAKQFLGLSKSASHNFIFIGSYGKITSEVWYLDAHNPSLPARCIQPRIEGLEYDVDHAADKFWIRTNLEAQNFKIMTTGLLATEKDHWKDFVPHKPEIFVGEFHLFKNFLVLGERENGLPQVRIFDLQKQKDHTIKFKDAAFNVSITPDNYEYKTESLRLNYSSPITVPTILEYNMRTKATKTLKTKQVKGHKSANYVCERVWVTGHDGTKIPMVLTYKKGLKKNKTNPTYLYGYGSYGAIIPDSFPERRDIFRLVDRGCIFALAHIRGGGEMGRQWYEDAKFLKKTNTFKDFISCAEYLKDKGYSHPQKLAIAGGSAGGMLMGACMNMRPDLFDVVVAHVPFVDVVNTMLDKDLPLTQTEYKEWGNPEDREYYFYMKSYSPYDNIEEKNYPTLYVTCGLNDPRVTYWEPAKWVAKLRDKKTDDNLIIFKTNMGAGHFGSSGRFDHLYENAEEYAFVLNHFGIKK